From one Acinonyx jubatus isolate Ajub_Pintada_27869175 chromosome B1, VMU_Ajub_asm_v1.0, whole genome shotgun sequence genomic stretch:
- the ADRA1A gene encoding alpha-1A adrenergic receptor isoform X5, whose amino-acid sequence MVFLSGNASDSSNCTHPQAPVNISKAILLGVILGGLIIFGVLGNILVILSVACHRHLHSVTHYYIVNLAVADLLLTSTVLPFSAIFEILGYWAFGRVFCNIWAAVDVLCCTASIMGLCIISIDRYIGVSYPLRYPTIVTQKRGLMALLCVWALSLVISIGPLFGWRQPAPEDETICQITEEPGYVLFSALGSFYVPLTIILVMYCRVYVVAKRESRGLKSGLKTDKSDSEQVTLRIHRKNAPVGGSGVSSAKNKTHFSVRLLKFSREKKAAKTLGIVVGCFVLCWLPFFLVMPIGLSSSSAERRDPLG is encoded by the exons ATGGTGTTTCTCTCTGGGAATGCCTCCGACAGTTCCAACTGCACCCATCCGCAGGCACCAGTGAACATATCCAAGGCCATTCTGCTCGGGGTGATCTTGGGGGGCCTCATCATTTTCGGTGTGCTGGGCAACATCCTAGTGATCCTCTCCGTGGCCTGCCACCGGCATCTGCACTCGGTCACTCACTACTACATCGTCAACCTGGCGGTGGCCGACCTCCTCCTCACCTCCACGGTGCTGCCCTTCTCTGCCATCTTTGAGATCCTGGGCTACTGGGCCTTTGGCAGGGTTTTCTGCAATATCTGGGCGGCGGTGGACGTCCTGTGCTGCACCGCGTCCATCATGGGACTCTGCATCATCTCCATCGACCGCTACATCGGTGTGAGCTACCCGCTGCGCTACCCCACCATCGTCACCCAGAAGAGGGGTCTCATGGCCCTGCTCTGTGTCTGGGCGCTCTCCCTTGTCATCTCCATCGGGCCTCTGTTTGGCTGGAGGCAGCCGGCCCCTGAAGACGAGACCATCTGCCAGATCACCGAGGAGCCGGGCTACGTGCTCTTCTCGGCCCTGGGCTCCTTCTACGTGCCACTGACCATCATCCTGGTCATGTACTGCCGGGTCTACGTGGTGGCCAAGAGGGAAAGCCGGGGCCTCAAGTCCGGCCTCAAGACTGACAAGTCGGACTCGGAGCAGGTGACGCTCCGCATCCATCGGAAAAATGCCCCGGTAGGAGGCAGCGGGGTGTCCAGCGCCAAGAACAAGACGCACTTCTCCGTGAGGCTCCTCAAATTTTCCCGGGAGAAGAAAGCGGCCAAAACACTGGGCATCGTGGTCGGCTGCTTCGTCCTCTGCTGGCTGCCTTTTTTCCTAGTGATGCCCATTG GCCTCTCGTCTTCATCAGCAGAACGACGGGATCCACTTGGATGA
- the ADRA1A gene encoding alpha-1A adrenergic receptor isoform X6, protein MVFLSGNASDSSNCTHPQAPVNISKAILLGVILGGLIIFGVLGNILVILSVACHRHLHSVTHYYIVNLAVADLLLTSTVLPFSAIFEILGYWAFGRVFCNIWAAVDVLCCTASIMGLCIISIDRYIGVSYPLRYPTIVTQKRGLMALLCVWALSLVISIGPLFGWRQPAPEDETICQITEEPGYVLFSALGSFYVPLTIILVMYCRVYVVAKRESRGLKSGLKTDKSDSEQVTLRIHRKNAPVGGSGVSSAKNKTHFSVRLLKFSREKKAAKTLGIVVGCFVLCWLPFFLVMPIDRSKR, encoded by the coding sequence ATGGTGTTTCTCTCTGGGAATGCCTCCGACAGTTCCAACTGCACCCATCCGCAGGCACCAGTGAACATATCCAAGGCCATTCTGCTCGGGGTGATCTTGGGGGGCCTCATCATTTTCGGTGTGCTGGGCAACATCCTAGTGATCCTCTCCGTGGCCTGCCACCGGCATCTGCACTCGGTCACTCACTACTACATCGTCAACCTGGCGGTGGCCGACCTCCTCCTCACCTCCACGGTGCTGCCCTTCTCTGCCATCTTTGAGATCCTGGGCTACTGGGCCTTTGGCAGGGTTTTCTGCAATATCTGGGCGGCGGTGGACGTCCTGTGCTGCACCGCGTCCATCATGGGACTCTGCATCATCTCCATCGACCGCTACATCGGTGTGAGCTACCCGCTGCGCTACCCCACCATCGTCACCCAGAAGAGGGGTCTCATGGCCCTGCTCTGTGTCTGGGCGCTCTCCCTTGTCATCTCCATCGGGCCTCTGTTTGGCTGGAGGCAGCCGGCCCCTGAAGACGAGACCATCTGCCAGATCACCGAGGAGCCGGGCTACGTGCTCTTCTCGGCCCTGGGCTCCTTCTACGTGCCACTGACCATCATCCTGGTCATGTACTGCCGGGTCTACGTGGTGGCCAAGAGGGAAAGCCGGGGCCTCAAGTCCGGCCTCAAGACTGACAAGTCGGACTCGGAGCAGGTGACGCTCCGCATCCATCGGAAAAATGCCCCGGTAGGAGGCAGCGGGGTGTCCAGCGCCAAGAACAAGACGCACTTCTCCGTGAGGCTCCTCAAATTTTCCCGGGAGAAGAAAGCGGCCAAAACACTGGGCATCGTGGTCGGCTGCTTCGTCCTCTGCTGGCTGCCTTTTTTCCTAGTGATGCCCATTG
- the ADRA1A gene encoding alpha-1A adrenergic receptor isoform X4: protein MVFLSGNASDSSNCTHPQAPVNISKAILLGVILGGLIIFGVLGNILVILSVACHRHLHSVTHYYIVNLAVADLLLTSTVLPFSAIFEILGYWAFGRVFCNIWAAVDVLCCTASIMGLCIISIDRYIGVSYPLRYPTIVTQKRGLMALLCVWALSLVISIGPLFGWRQPAPEDETICQITEEPGYVLFSALGSFYVPLTIILVMYCRVYVVAKRESRGLKSGLKTDKSDSEQVTLRIHRKNAPVGGSGVSSAKNKTHFSVRLLKFSREKKAAKTLGIVVGCFVLCWLPFFLVMPIGGKERNTKVQDKKRLPGKRIGTNHSCGHHKYHFYFPN, encoded by the exons ATGGTGTTTCTCTCTGGGAATGCCTCCGACAGTTCCAACTGCACCCATCCGCAGGCACCAGTGAACATATCCAAGGCCATTCTGCTCGGGGTGATCTTGGGGGGCCTCATCATTTTCGGTGTGCTGGGCAACATCCTAGTGATCCTCTCCGTGGCCTGCCACCGGCATCTGCACTCGGTCACTCACTACTACATCGTCAACCTGGCGGTGGCCGACCTCCTCCTCACCTCCACGGTGCTGCCCTTCTCTGCCATCTTTGAGATCCTGGGCTACTGGGCCTTTGGCAGGGTTTTCTGCAATATCTGGGCGGCGGTGGACGTCCTGTGCTGCACCGCGTCCATCATGGGACTCTGCATCATCTCCATCGACCGCTACATCGGTGTGAGCTACCCGCTGCGCTACCCCACCATCGTCACCCAGAAGAGGGGTCTCATGGCCCTGCTCTGTGTCTGGGCGCTCTCCCTTGTCATCTCCATCGGGCCTCTGTTTGGCTGGAGGCAGCCGGCCCCTGAAGACGAGACCATCTGCCAGATCACCGAGGAGCCGGGCTACGTGCTCTTCTCGGCCCTGGGCTCCTTCTACGTGCCACTGACCATCATCCTGGTCATGTACTGCCGGGTCTACGTGGTGGCCAAGAGGGAAAGCCGGGGCCTCAAGTCCGGCCTCAAGACTGACAAGTCGGACTCGGAGCAGGTGACGCTCCGCATCCATCGGAAAAATGCCCCGGTAGGAGGCAGCGGGGTGTCCAGCGCCAAGAACAAGACGCACTTCTCCGTGAGGCTCCTCAAATTTTCCCGGGAGAAGAAAGCGGCCAAAACACTGGGCATCGTGGTCGGCTGCTTCGTCCTCTGCTGGCTGCCTTTTTTCCTAGTGATGCCCATTG GCGGGAAAGAAAGGAATACTAAAGTTCAGGATAAAAAGAGACTTCCCGGGAAGCGCATCGGTACAAACCATAGCTGCGGTCATCACAAATATCACTTTTACTTTCCAAACTAA